CTTGAAGTGGTGTGATCACTTTGGAACTAACTGAAATAAAACAGCGGTTACAAACCGATTTACAGAAAACAAAAGAAGAATTAGAACGCCTGACCGAGTTGCTTGAAGAGAAACAGGTCTCTGGTCTGGATGCAGGCAGCGCAGGATTTTATACCTGGGAGATGAACCTGGCTCGGAAGGAACAGGCCGTCAATCAGCTTGAGATTTTGCGTAATGCCCTGAATCGGATAGAGGCAGGTACCTATGAAGTTTGTGCCCAATGTGGGCGATGTATAAACCCTGAGCGTTTAGAAATTTTACCTACAACTACCCTTTGTTTGAATTGCGCTACAAAACAACAGGCAGAAGACCTGCCAGACTTCTGATTGGGCCACCTGGCTGGGGTAAAAAAGGATTTGGCAACAGTATCAAATAGCTCACATGGATAATACTGGTATTGGGTAATTCACCCACATGGATGATTGAATGAAGTCAACGGAGCTACAAAAAGATAGGCCTTTTTCATGGCAAAGATAACCCATGTTGGTGTAGGAAGGGTTAATCCAGGATGATATAATAAGATTGTTTTCCCTGCCCTGAGTCAAAGAAAAATTCGGTAGTCCTGCACAAGTAGTGATTACGTGGCCTGGAAAGACAAATTCTGACACTATTTATTACTACATGTGGACCCACTATCGAAAAATTCAATTTTGGCTATGGGCTTTTTCTCCAATATTCCAAGTAAGTTGGGGTGTTGTTTTTAGACAACCCCTTGGATTAAGTGTCTATTCGTAAATTAACGAATCGAGCCTTCACACTCGGTAACTTGGCGGCAAAAGAGCTGCCTCCATTGAATTTACGGATAGATTCTAAATCCAATCTTTGCGGAATGAGAGCCGGCCTATGGGTGGCCGCCTGCACCTCAAATAGCCCTCCGTGGGCGCGTTGGTTCCTCAACTTTGGCCCTCCTGAGATTTTGGAAAATTCCCATTAAAAAAGGGGGTGATATAACCAAAAAGTATCCCGAGTTCCTTTAATAAATTTCGGCATGGTACAGAAACCTGTGAAGTTAGATTAACACTTTCATAATGGTTAAATTTTTTTTCTGGCGAATTGACCCCAAAATGACTATTTTTAGGCTACAAACTGGGTCAAAATGTGTTTTCGAGGGTTTTATTTTCCAAATTTTTAGATGTGCCAGAAAAAAGTGTTAATCTAACTTGAGCCATGCCCAAATTTCGCTTGAAAACAATCGACCCGGTTGTTCCCAACCGGCACAAACCATTCAACTCAAAAATAGTTTTCAGAGGAGCAACAGATGAAAAAGCAACGAATTTCAGAGAAGCAAATGGCCCAGAAGCACCCTTACATCCCTGAGGCCTTCGACAAATTTCGGCAAGGTCGCATTTCTCGCCGTGACTTCTTGCGGATGTCCACCCTGCTCGGTCTCTCTGCCGCTACGGCCTCACTGGCGGCTTGTGGCGCTCAAACAACGTCGGCGCCAGAACAAGCCCCCGCCGAGGTCGAACAACCCGCCGCCGGTGGCATCAAGCGGGGCGGAACCTTTACCAAGGCCATGGAGTTACAACTCATTGACCATCCGGCCCGTTTTTCCTGGGTTCAGCAATCCAACGTTATCAGCCAGGTGGGTGAATACCTGACTCAAACCGGCCCGGACAACATCACCCGGCCTTATCTACTGGAGAGTTGGGAAGCCAGCGATGATGTAAAAACCTGGACCCTGAACCTGCGCCAGGGCATCAA
This DNA window, taken from Anaerolineae bacterium, encodes the following:
- a CDS encoding TraR/DksA C4-type zinc finger protein — encoded protein: MELTEIKQRLQTDLQKTKEELERLTELLEEKQVSGLDAGSAGFYTWEMNLARKEQAVNQLEILRNALNRIEAGTYEVCAQCGRCINPERLEILPTTTLCLNCATKQQAEDLPDF
- a CDS encoding twin-arginine translocation signal domain-containing protein; translation: MKKQRISEKQMAQKHPYIPEAFDKFRQGRISRRDFLRMSTLLGLSAATASLAACGAQTTSAPEQAPAEVEQPAAGGIKRGGTFTKAMELQLIDHPARFSWVQQSNVISQVGEYLTQTGPDNITRPYLLESWEASDDVKTWTLNLRQGI